AAAAATATTTGGTGGTCAACCTGCTGTTGCTGGTAACATTATTGTTAGACAACGTGGCACAGCTCACAGACCTGGTGAAAATGTTTACGCCAGTAAAGATCATACACTACATGCCAAAGTTGATGGCATTGTAAAGTTTCAAAAATCTAAAGGTGATAAATCTTATGTTTCAATAGAACCTTTTGAAGCATAAATGACTTTTTAATCTTAATAATTAGAAAAGGATATTCAATGCGAATATCCTTTTTTTTTATATAAAATAAATTCTTATACCAATTTAAATTAATGATGTCGATAATAAAAAGATGAAGGTGTAATACCGACGTGTCCAAGTATTTTTCGGTATTATTTTCTGGTGCTGGTTGACTTTCAATTGTAATAATATTTGAATCCAATAAAGTAATATCAAAATTGGTTAGGTTGTTAAAAGTGCCAAAATTTTCAATTTAATTAACTTCCATAAACTTCATAATTATATCATTTTTTATATATTCGACTATAAATCAAAATATTTTAATATGTATAAATTATTCATCATTTTAGCTGGTTTTTGTTTTCTCACACCATCACAAGCACAGATTAGTGAAATGATGGGGTTTAGAGATTATAGAGATATTTCAGATGCCTATTTCATGCGGTTTAAAGAAAATTCAAAGTTTGACATCAATGATATTGAAGGTTCTCCATTTTTAACAGAAGATTTTCAGTTTGGATATATCATCGATAGCAAATCTAAAAATAAAGCCCAAGCATATCTTAGATACGATGTCTATAATGACGTTTTTGAAATAAAGTTAGAGCCAAATTCAAAATCTTTAAAAACTTTGAAAAGGACTCCAAGGTATAAATACAATTTGGGTGGTGAAACTTTTGTTTTGATTAAATCACCTCAAGTTATTAATGAGGAACACTATAATTCTGGAAATGGATATGTTGTTGAATTGACATCACCAAAAGCTGAAGCAGTGCTTTATAAACGATATTTTAAAGAACTCATCCCTGGTTCAAAAGCTTTAACATCTTATCAGCAAGATATTCCTCCAAGCATTAAAAGTGATACCAGATACATCATCAAGTTTGGAGATACTTATGTAAGAGCCGAAGATCATAAAAAGAAAATCTTAGATGCTTTTTCTGATCATAAAAAAGACATTAAAAATTACATAAAAGATAAAGGTTTTAAATTTAGAGGAGACGATAAAGAAATCCAAAACCAAATGATACAAGTTGTTCGTTATTATAACAGCTTGAAAAACTAACCACCAACAAAATCTTTTAAATAGTAAGGTTCAAAATAAGCCACATCTTCAAAGTTTTTATTCAGAAACAGTTCATCAGCCAACTTACACATCTGCTTTGCTGAGGGGTTTTTGTTTTCTATAAAAAATCCTTTTTTGACATTGTCACAAATTTCTTTAAACTTGCTTACACCATTGCCAATAAAATATATTTTTTCATTTACATCAAAATAATCCTGAAAGCTATCAGATTTTAAAATTTTAGCTTCAACTTTTGACAAAGTTTTGAATTTAGAATTAAAAACGGAGGTGTAAACTTCCATCCGCCGTGCATCAATCATAGGAATGATAGGGAATTGAGTTTGATGTTGTTCAACTTGTTTAGCTAATATTTTTAAAGTTGAGATACTAATTAAAGGAATCTCAAGTGCATAGCAAAGACCTTTGGCTGTTGAAACTCCAATTCTTAATCCAGTGTAAGACCCTGGACCTTTACTGATAGCAATTGCATTAAGGTCAGTGATTTTAAGGTCAGATTGCTTAATCACTTTGTCAATAAACAGATGAAGTTGTTCGCCGTGAGAATATTGCTTTTTGTCATCTTCTTCCATAGCAATCAGCTGTCCATTCTTTGCTAAAGCTACTGAACAGTTGGTTGTAGAAGTTTCAATGGATAAAATATAAGCCAAAATAAAAATGATTTAATTAATCAACTGGGCGTTCTCCAAAAAATAATTCTAAGACTTTAATTCTAAAAATATAATCGTATTTGGCTTGAATCATTTGGTTTTGAGCATTGGTTAGTCTTGTTTTAGATTGGCTTAAATCAAAAGCATTGCTCATGCCAACATCAAAACGTTCCTTGGCAAAATCGTAGGCATTTTGCTGAGCTTCAACAGACTTCATGGTCGCTTCATAAGCTTTGGCGACACCTTGAGCATCTACGTAGGCTTGATATACATCAGCTTCAAGATCAAGCTCTGTTTGTTGAAGTTGATTTTTAGACCGTTCTAAATTAATTTGACTTCGTTTAACATTATTACGGGTAGCAAAGCCATTAAAAACAGGAATATTAAGCTGAATTCCATAAGAAATACCATCGTTTCTCCACAACTGATCTATAAAATCTCTTGGTCCAATGGCTTCGATCAAAAAGTTAGGAGCAACAACAGTAGCACCAGTATCTTCTACAAAACCTATTTGTTGAGTAGGATTATCTGGATCTATTCCACCTGAGGCAAATCTATCTCTATTTGATTCACGTGTGTTGTAGTTAAAAAAACCACGTAAAGTTGGATAGTAAGCACTTTTGGCAATTTCAATGTTTTTTTGGGCAATTTCCACGTTTTTTTCAGCAATTTTCACTTCATAACGCTCTTGTTTGGCTTCTTCTATAATGTCGTTAACATTTCGGTTTATAATATCTGTTATAGGAATATCATATGACTCGTCAGCAATATCAAAGTTTTCATAATCATCTATTAGAAGTGATTGAGCAAGACTGATAAGGGAGATTTTAATATCATTTTCTGCCACTATAATTTGTTGTTGCTCATTAGCATTGGTAGCTTGTAGTTCTAAAATATCGCCTTGCGGTACTGTTCCTGCTTTAATTAAAGCATTGGTTTGCTCAATTTGTTGTTGGGTGATTCGATTTTGTTCTTCTAAAACAGCTAGGGTTTGTTTACTCACTAAAACTTGCAGGTAAGCATTGGCTATAAACAAAGCGATATCATCTTCCATTTGCTCTAAGGAATATTGACTGGCTAATTGAGACAGCTTTGCACGTTGTAGAGTTCGCCAATTTTGCAGTCCACTAAAAATATTAATGCCAACAGTTGCTCCTGCAGAGAAGTTTCTTGTAACTTGATTTTCAAGGACACCAGTTGTAACGTTTTGAGTAAGACCTGAGTTCCAACTATTACTCGCATTGAGATTTAAAGAAGGTAGAAAATTACCAACAGCGTCACTTTTATTGATATCAGCATCCTCAATATCGAGTTGAGATTGTTTGATACTTATATTGTTGTCAAATGCGTATTTAATACAAGCCTCTAAGGTCCATTTGGTTTTGGCTTCATTCTCTTGGCTAAAGCCTTGAGCAAAGTAAAAACAAAATATTATTAAAACTAATTTTTTCATAAACTGTATTATTTTTTTAAAGATGTTTGAAATCGTTTTGAAATGTATGTGTATAAAAAATTATCCACCGAAACCACTTGGTTTTTTCTCTTTTACTTTATTCCAAACTTTTATTTTGTCATCCTTAGATAGCCCTTTTTTAATTTCAACATTAATACCATCACTAATGCCAAGTTCAATATCTCGTCGTTCAAATTTTTGATTGCCAACCATAACTTCTACGTATGGTTTTTTGGTTTCTTTATCAAATTGTATCAAAGCTTCTTTAATGGCTAAAACATCTTCAGCTTTTTCTAAAATAATAGAAGCATTAGCACTGAGTCCAGCTCTTATAAAAACATCGTCTTTCAGCTCAGATAAAGTTCCTTCAATTTCAAATTGAACAGCACCATTTTCTTCAACACCTTGAGGTGCGATATAATCTAAAGTTGCATTAAACACGACATCTTCAAGGGCTCCGATTGTAATTTCAAGAGGTAAACCTTCTTTGATTTTACCGACTTCAGACTCATCAACTTTTCCTTTAAAAATCATATCGTTGGTATTTGCAATAGTTGCAATTGTAGTTCCTTCATTAAAGTTGTTAGCTTCTATAACTTGGTTACCGACTTTGACAGGTACATCTAAAACCATCCCAGAAATCGTCGCTTTTATTTCTGTTGTAGTTGCATCACCAATACCTGCAGTAGTTCCTGTATTGATAATTTCAAAAGTTTCTTTTGCTGATTCTAAATTTTGCTTAGCAATATCAAAAGAACGCTGTGCTTGGTCAAAATCATTGGCTGAAATTACGCCTTTCTCAAAGAGTTCTTTTTGACGGTTATATATTTTTCTTTCGTTATCTAAATTAATTCTCGCTGTCATGATCTGATTTTTAGCGTTGTTTAAATTAGATACATTTGGCACAACCTTTAGTTTGGCTATTAGTTCTCCAGCCTGTACAGTATCGCCAGGTTTAACCAATATTTTTTCAATAATACCAGATATATTAGGTTTTACAGGTACTTCTTCTCTTGGTGTAATGGTGCCTGTAGCAATAGTTTCTCTAACTATAGTTTCAGTTGTTGGTGTTTCTGTTTGGTAAGTCACTGGTGGTTCTTGGTCTTTTTGATACAAATAGTACACAGCGCCTACAAAAAGAAAAGCAAGAAGGACTAAAACGATAATGGTGATTGCTTTTTTCATTTATTTTTGGTTTGATTTTATTTTTTTATTCATTTCTTAAAGCTTCAACGGGTTTTACACGAATGGCATTTTGTGCAGGTATAAATCCTGCTAATAGCCCAGAAAAGATTAATATTCCTAATGCAACGAGCACAGTAACATAATCTACGCTTGGATTGACAAACATACTATCAGGAGAGGCTGAAGCCCCAAAGAAAAATTTATTTAAAATAAATATGACAAAAGTTGCGAATATAATTCCTGCCATTCCTGCGATAATGGTTAAGAATACAGATTCAGATAAAATCTGACCTCTAATCTGCCATGGTGTAGCTCCGAGTGCACGTCTCACTCCGATTTCTTTTGTGCGTTCTTTGACGACGATAAGCATGATATTACTAATTCCGATAACTCCAGAAAATAGCACTAAAATACCAACTAAATAAGCCACAGCATTAAGTGCTAAAAACAATCCGCTTATTTTAGAAAATTGCTCATATAAGTCAAAATTTCCAACGGCACTTTCATCTTCGGGATTGATACGATGTCTTTTTTTTATCACATCAATTATCTCTGATTTTAAATTAGTAATTGAGTAGCCATCTTTAGCAGTAATAGCCATCCAGCCGACAACATTGCCCATATTGAAAGCTTGTGAATAGGCAGAAAACGGAACAAATATTTGTTTTTGAGCCTCTTCTAAATCTCCACGGGTTGAACTGGTTTTTTCGTATATACCAATTACCATAAAGTTGACGCCTTGTATTTTTATGTAACTGCCTAAAATTTCTTCTCCAATATCATACAAACCTTTTTGAACACCTGTGCCAATTACTGCAACTTTACGTTTTTGCTCAATATCATTTTGGTTGATAAATCGACCTTTAACAATATCCATTGGCTCTTGTTTGATGATTTCAGGATAGTCGCCGTAAACATTGTAAGCTCCAGATTTCAGACCTTTTGTAACATTATTGCCACCTCCAAAACCGCCAAGTTGATTGCGTGGAGAGATGTATTCTAAACCATCAACATTATTTTTTAAGGCTTCAACATCTCCAATTTTAAAGTTAAATCGTCTGCCTTTTGGAAAGCTATCATAAGCTTTTGTTGTTGGCATAGTCCACATAAACATGGAGTTTGTAGCTATACCCGAGAATGCTTGTCTTACACCATTTTCAAGCCCGTTACTGGCGGCTAATAATACGACGAGAATAAAAATTCCCCAAAACACACCAAAGACCGTCAATAATGTCCGAAAGACATTTGATGTCAGTGATTCTAATATTTCGTTCCATTTGTCTTTACTAAACATACTATTCTTCTCTTAGAGCATTAATAGGTTTGATTTTAGCACCTCGCCATGCGGGAAAAAATCCAGCTATAGCACCAGCAAGAACTAATACAATAACCGTAGATATAGCGATGTTAAAACTCACTTCAGGGTTTGAAATAAACTCAGTATTAATCATAGGACCAACAAATTCAAGCAAAACTAAACCAACAATAAGCCCCATAAAGCCTGAAACGGCGGTAACAAAAATAGATTCATGTAAAACCATACCGACAATACTTATAGGTTTTGCTCCAAGGGCTTTTCTAATGCCAATTTCTTTTGTGCGTTCTTTAACAATGATAAGCATAATGTTGCTCACTCCAATAATTCCAGCAAGCAGACTTGCTAAACCAATCAACCAAAAAAACAATTTTATATTGGCTGTTAACTCGTAAATGCGTTTTGAGGTTTCAATAGAATTACTGATATTAATGGCAGAGTTATCCAACGGTGAAACTGTATGCTTAGCTTTGAGAATAGCTTCAAGTTGGCTTATCAGTTGATTAGATTTTTCTAAAGCCACATCAAAAGACTTTTCTTTTGGCATAGTAAAGCTCATATTACGAATATCTTGACCAGCACCAAACACTTTTTGCATAGTTGATATTGCCATATATACTCTGGACTCTTCTCTATCGCCACCAGGGTCTTGAAAAACCCCAACCACTTTAAAGTTGATATCTTTAATTTCAATCAGCTTACCTAATGGATTTTTGTCTTCAAAAAGTTCGTCTCTGACTTTTTTTCCAATGACTACTTCTTTGGTAGATGTTGATTGGTCTTTATGATTAATAAACCGTCCTTGTATAATCTCAGCGTTTTCTAAAAATTGATAATCAGGCAAAACCCCTTCAATTCTATAGCTCCCTGATTTATCTTTGTAGCTTGTCAGCCCGATCCATATTCTGTAAACTGAAGATTTATATTCTAACTCATCTCCAAAATTTTTGACTAACAGATCATAATCATTATTCTTAAATTGAATTCTTCGTCCAGGATTTAGACCTTTGTATTCAACTCCAGTAACACCAGTATAAACAGAAATCTGATTTGTAGCGTCTCTTTGAAATTGCTCTTCTACGCCATTTTTCATACCTTCACCTATACCAAGAAGTAGCACCAAAATCAAAATACCTGTTGCCACAGAAAATCCAGTTAAAAACGTGCGTAGTTTATTTTTGCTGATAGCTTCAAAAACTTCTAACCAGCGCTCGAGACTAAGCATTAGCAAGGGCTTTAACTTGTTCTATTTTTCGGTCATCTATAATTATACCATCTTTTAGATTGACAATACGTTTAGTCATATGAGCAATATCTTCTTCGTGGGTTACTACAAGTATGGTTTTCCCCTCGTCATTAATTTCTTGAATAAGATGCATAATTTCATAAGATGTTTTAGAATCTAATGCACCTGTGAGCTCATCGGCTAAAATAACTTTAGGTTGACCTGCTAAGGCTCTCGCAATAGCCACACGTTGTTTTTGACCACCAGATAATTCATTGGGTAAATGATTTGCCCAATCGGCAAGACCTACTTTTTCTAAGTATGACATTGCTTTTTCCATACGTATTGTACGTTTAATATTTTGGTAATATAAAGGTAAAGCTACATTATCTAATGCGGATTTATAATTAATCAAATTAAAAGATTGAAAAATGAAGCCGAGAAATTTATTGCGATAATGAGTCGCTGTTTTTTCGGTAAGATTTTTGATTTCAACGCCGTCGAGATGATAAGAACCTGAATCTGCTTCATCAAGCATACCAAGGATATTGAGTAAAGTAGATTTTCCAGAACCTGAAGATCCCATGATTGAAACGAGCTCGCCTTCTTCAACTGAGAAGTTAATACCTTTTAAAACATGTAAAGAGTTTTTGCCGATTTTGTAAGATTTGTGTAAATCTTTAATTTCAATCATTTTTATGACTTTAATAATTAGACTACTAACTAAAAGAAATGTTACAAATTAGTTTGTTAGGACATTGTTAAAATAATCTAATTTATTTAGAATGAGTATAATGAAGCGACACCCGATTCATCCTAAAATGGGTATAACTTGATTAATTTGCATCATTGAGTTTTAATTTATAAGGCATAAAAATTATTTTAAACAAAAAAGCTTAATTTTGCCCTATGGAAACACAAAGACAACAAAAAATAAGTCAAATTATTCAAAAAGATTTGGCAGAAATCATTCAAGATAGTTTGAGAAAGTATGGTCAAAAAAATCTCATTGTAAGCGTAACTAAATTAAAAGTAACAGCAGACTTGTTAGAAGCTAAGGCATACTTAAGTGTGTTCCCAGAAGATAAAACACAGGCTGTATTAAAGGAAATTAAACAAATTTCAAATAGCATAAAACATCAACTTGCTTTGCGGACAAAAAACCAATTGCGTCGAGTTCCGGAAGTGAAATTTTTTAACGACGACACAATAGCCTATGTGAATGAATTGAAAGAGGCTTTTAAAGGGAAAAACAACCCTATTAAAGATCCAGATTTATTAGACAAACGACGAAAATCTTGAATTTTTCACTTTACATTGCCAAACGTTATTTACTAAGCAAAAGCAAAAATAATGCTGTCAATATTATAAGTTATCTTGCGTTATTTGGAATATTTGGCACTTCTTTAGCTTTATTTGTTGTCTTGTCAGCATTTAGTGGTTTAAAAGATTTTAGCTTAAGTTTTGCAAACAAGTATGACCCAGATTTAAAAGTCTTACCCGTTGAAAGCAAACGCCTGAATGTAAACAAAGACATCAAAGATGCTATTCTAGCTCTTGAAGGAGTAAATCAAATTTCAAGTATAATTGAAGAAAAGACCTTATTAAATTATAAAGACAAAAATATTCCTGCCATTTTAAAGTCAGTAGATAGTAATTTTGTTAAAGTTAACAACATAAAATCATCTGTATTTTTAGGGCAATGGCTCAATTCTAATTATCCTTACCAAGTCGTAATCGGCAATGGATTAAGTCAAAAACTGTCTGTAGGTATTTTAGACCAATCAGCTTTTTTAAATTTTATAGTTCCTAAGCCTGGCAAAGGGCAGGTTGTCGATCCAAATGATGCATTTAAAAAGGTTAATACTTTTGTGAGAGGTATTTTTGGAGTATCAGAAGAATATAATAATACTTATGTTTTTGGATCGCTAAAATTAGGGAGAGATTTACTAGGGTATGAACCTAATGAATACTCTGCAATAGAAATTTCGATAAATGAAAATGCCAATGTTCCTGATTTAAAAACTCAAATAAAAAATATTTTTGAACAAAATGTAAATGTCAAAACACGAATTCAACTCAATGACCAGCTGTATAAAATGCTAAATACGGAAAACTTGATGGTTTACCTTATCAGTACATTGGTTCTTATTATAGCACTATTCAACCTTATAGGTTCAGTGATAATGGCTATAATAGATAAAAATGATGATATAAAAACATTTTCTCATTTAGGTGCTTATAAATCTCAAATCAATACAATTTTTTTCTTTCAAGGATTCCTAACAACGCTAATCGGCTCAATGTTGGGTATAGCCTGTGGTGTAGTTATTGTTTTACTTCAATTAGAATATAGCTTAGTAAATATAACAACTTCTCTACCCTATCCAGTAAAACTCAATTTTGGTAATATACTTATTGTGCTGTTAACTACAATTTTACTGGGATATGTAGCTTCAAAAATAGCCTCATCTAGAGCCAATAATAAGTTATTGTAAATCAACATTAGCTATAAAAGAATTTAAAAAACCTTCAAAATATCAGGTATCTTGAAGGTTTTTACTTTATTGAAAGATATTGAAAATTAAGCCAACATCGTGACTGGATTTTCAATATAGGTTTTTAAAGTCTGTAAAAACTTGGCTCCTGTAGCACCGTCAACTGTTCTGTGATCGCAGGCCAAAGTTAGTTTCATGGTATGTCCCACAACAATTTCTCCGTTTTTAACCACAGGTTTTTCAACTATTGCACCAACTGATAAAATAGCTGAGTTGGGCTGATTGATAATACTTGTAAATTCGATGATGCCAAACATACCTAAATTAGAGACAGTAAAAGTTGAGCCTTCCATTTCGTCTGGTTGCAACTTTTTATCTCTAGCTTTGGTGGCGAGAGATTTTACATTTTGCCCAATTTGTGTGAGTGATTGTTGGTCAGTAAATTTTAAAACAGGCACGACCAAACCTTCGTCAACCGCCACAGCTACACCTATGTGGATGTGCTTAGCAATTTTAGTCACATCGCCTTGCCATTGTGAGTTGACTCGTGGATGCTTTCTCAACGCCATTGCTGAAGCTTTGATAACTAAATCGTTGAATGATATTTTGGTATCTGGTATTTCGTTGATTTGCTTACGTGAAGCTATGGCATTATCCATATCGACTTCAATGTCAAGATAGTAATGCGGTGCGTTAAACTTAGATTCAGCCAATCGCTTGGCAATGGTTTTACGCATTTGAGAGTTTTTAACTTCTTCAAATTGCTCTTCGCCAACTGGTTTATAGACTTCTATTGGTTTAGACTCTGCTTTTGTTTCCGCAGATTTTGATGCTTCAGCAGTTGCAGAATCTTGTGGTTTATAATTTTCAATATCTTTTTTAACCACTCGACCATTTTCGCCACTGCCTTTGATTTGAGCTAAATTGTAGCCTTTTTCTTCAGCCATTTTACGAGCTAATGGCGACGCAAATATACGTTTGCCATCAGCCGTTTGTGAAGCTTCACTTGGAGTTGTTTCGGTTTTATCACTTGAGGATGAATCTTCTGATGTTTTTTGTGATTTTTTAGAAGATTTATCTGAAGAGGAAGAACCACCGCTTTTTATACTTTTAAGCACAGCATCAACGTCTGTGCCTTCAGGACCAATAATGGCAAAACATAATCAACTGGGGCAGAGTCGCCTTCTTCAATACCTATATATAATAACGTTCCTTCATAAAACATCAAATTCTGGGCAGAGTTTGTCGGTTTCAATTTCTATATATAATAACGGCCTTCATAAAACGGATTCAAATTCCATTGCCTTCTTTGTCGGTTTCAACTTTGTCTCCTTTCTTTTTGAGCCAAGTTGCGCCTTCTTCAACTTTGTCTCCTTTCTTTTTGAGCGGTTTCAATTTCGGCAAGGATTTCGCCTTCTTCAGCTTGTTTGATTAAATCAGAAATATCTTCACCTTCTTCGCCAATAATAGCAAGAAGTGAATCTACGGGAGCACCATCGCCTTCTTCAACACCAATATGCAAAAGAGTTCCTTCATAAAAAGATTCAAACTCCATGGTGGCTTTATCGGTTTCTATTTCGGCAAGGATATCACCTTCTTCAACTTTATCACCTTTCTTTTTGAGCCACTTAGCAACAACACCTTCTTCCATAGTGTCGCTTAGTCGTGGCATATTAACTACTTCTGCCATAATATTTTATAATTTGTGAGGTATAAATGGATAATCATCTTGCTCGTAAACGACATCATACATAACATTTTTGTCAGGAAAATCTGACTCGTCAGCAAACTTTTCACACTCTTTAACTTTTTCTTTTACACGTTTATCAATGTCTTTGATGTCGTCTTCGCTAGCGTATTTTTTATCTAAAATAATATCCTTAACATAATTGATAGGGTCAATTTTTTGGTATTCTTCAACCTCTTCTTTTGTTCTATATTTTTGAGCATCGCTCATAGAGTGTCCTCTATATCTGTATGTTTTTAAATCTAAAAAAGTTGGTCCATCTCCAGAACGGGCACGATGAATGGCTTCATCTAAAGCTTCGGCTACTTTTTCGGGCTTCATGGCATCAACAGGAGCACAAGGCATTTCGTAGCCTAGACCAAGTTTCCAAATGTCTTCTTGATTAGAAGCTCTTTTTACGGATGTTCCCATAGCATAGCCGTTGTTTTCTACACAAAAGACTACAGGCAATTTCATTGTCATTGCTATATTGAGAGTTTCGTGTAAAGAGCCTTGTCTTACTGCTCCATCGCCAAGGAATGTTAAAACAACACCACCACGATTGAAATATTTTTCTGAAAATGCTAGACCAGCACCAAGTGGAATTTGACCACCAACAATACCATGTCCGCCGTAAAAGTTGTGCTCTGGCGAAAAAATATGCATCGATCCACCTAGACCTTGAGATGTTCCCGTAGCTTTTCCATACAATTCGGCCATTACTCTTTTTGGATCAACACCCAAACCAATAGGTTGAACATGGTTGCGATATGCAGTAATCATTTTGTCTTTTTCATGATCCATCACATGTAAAGCACCAGCCAATATAGCTTCTTGTCCATTATATAAATGTAAAAATCCTCTTACTTTTTGTTGGATATAGACTTGTGCTAATTTGTCTTCAAACTTTCTCCAAAACATCATGTTTTCATACCAATCAAGATATGTACTTTTGGTTATTTTTTTCATAGGATTAAAAATATAAATCTATTAGATATGAATACAAAAATAGAATAATAATCATGAAATGAAAACACTTTAAGTTTATTTAAAATTTTTTAAATTTTTGTTGAAAGAGATAATTTTCTAAAAAATTAGTATTGAGGAAATGCTTTTTTTTATCATTAATAAAGCAGAAAGACAAAACTTTTAGTTTGATATCAAATTATTAAACATAATGCTATAACTAATTTTAAAAAAAATGCAGAATTACTCTTTCATTATTTAGTTTTGTTGCTTACCAAGATTTTTAACCCGATAATGCAGTAAACATCTCAATTAAAATGAATTTTAAACGTTACTATTACCTGATTAGTTTGCAATACTTAGGGTTTCGATTTCACGGTTGGCAAATTCAACCCAATGTGCCTACTGTTGAGTTGATGATTAAAAAAACTTTGAGATTTATATTGCCTGATGCCAAAACCAAAATCATGGCTTGTGGTAGAACAGATGCTATGGTGTCTGCAGAGCAAACTTATGTAGAGTTATTTTCAGATCAAAAATTACCAAATTTAGATGTTTTTTTAGGCACTTTCAATTACAATCTACCTGCTGATATCAAAGCTCTAAATATAAAAGAA
This genomic window from Flavobacterium sp. CS20 contains:
- a CDS encoding ABC transporter permease, producing MNFSLYIAKRYLLSKSKNNAVNIISYLALFGIFGTSLALFVVLSAFSGLKDFSLSFANKYDPDLKVLPVESKRLNVNKDIKDAILALEGVNQISSIIEEKTLLNYKDKNIPAILKSVDSNFVKVNNIKSSVFLGQWLNSNYPYQVVIGNGLSQKLSVGILDQSAFLNFIVPKPGKGQVVDPNDAFKKVNTFVRGIFGVSEEYNNTYVFGSLKLGRDLLGYEPNEYSAIEISINENANVPDLKTQIKNIFEQNVNVKTRIQLNDQLYKMLNTENLMVYLISTLVLIIALFNLIGSVIMAIIDKNDDIKTFSHLGAYKSQINTIFFFQGFLTTLIGSMLGIACGVVIVLLQLEYSLVNITTSLPYPVKLNFGNILIVLLTTILLGYVASKIASSRANNKLL
- the pdhA gene encoding pyruvate dehydrogenase (acetyl-transferring) E1 component subunit alpha is translated as MKKITKSTYLDWYENMMFWRKFEDKLAQVYIQQKVRGFLHLYNGQEAILAGALHVMDHEKDKMITAYRNHVQPIGLGVDPKRVMAELYGKATGTSQGLGGSMHIFSPEHNFYGGHGIVGGQIPLGAGLAFSEKYFNRGGVVLTFLGDGAVRQGSLHETLNIAMTMKLPVVFCVENNGYAMGTSVKRASNQEDIWKLGLGYEMPCAPVDAMKPEKVAEALDEAIHRARSGDGPTFLDLKTYRYRGHSMSDAQKYRTKEEVEEYQKIDPINYVKDIILDKKYASEDDIKDIDKRVKEKVKECEKFADESDFPDKNVMYDVVYEQDDYPFIPHKL